In Streptomyces sp. NBC_00448, the following are encoded in one genomic region:
- a CDS encoding GNAT family N-acetyltransferase — protein sequence MDTASLSFRPATPADVTALVALVESAYRGDSSRTGWTTEADLIEGQRTDPQGVLDVVEKPDGMMLVVERDGEPVACCQLEHRGLHAYFGMFAVRPSLQGAGLGKVIIAEAERVAAKEWGVSEMHMTVISAREELIAWYERRGYSRTGEMSPFPYGQERFGRPTRDDLEFELLTKRLG from the coding sequence CGCGACCCCCGCCGACGTGACCGCGCTCGTGGCCCTGGTCGAGTCCGCCTACCGCGGCGACAGCAGCCGCACCGGGTGGACCACCGAGGCGGACCTCATCGAGGGGCAGCGGACCGACCCGCAGGGCGTGCTGGACGTGGTGGAGAAGCCGGACGGCATGATGCTGGTGGTCGAGCGCGACGGTGAGCCGGTGGCCTGCTGCCAGCTCGAACACCGCGGCCTGCACGCCTACTTCGGCATGTTCGCGGTCCGCCCCTCGCTCCAGGGCGCCGGCCTCGGCAAGGTGATCATCGCCGAGGCCGAGCGCGTCGCCGCGAAGGAGTGGGGCGTGTCCGAGATGCACATGACGGTGATCAGCGCCCGCGAGGAGCTGATCGCCTGGTACGAGCGCCGCGGCTACTCCCGCACCGGTGAGATGTCGCCCTTCCCCTACGGCCAGGAGCGGTTCGGCCGCCCCACCCGCGACGACCTGGAGTTCGAGCTGCTGACGAAGCGGCTCGGCTGA
- a CDS encoding amino acid ABC transporter ATP-binding protein: protein MRAEPVLRLEAVRKTYGETVVLRDIALDVPAHTVTALIGASGSGKSTLLRCANLLEDVDDGAIFLDGEDITDPRTDVDDVRRRIGVVFQAYNLFPHMTVLDNITLAPRRVHKEPRPQAEARARELLERLGLADRAREYPDRLSGGQQQRVALLRAVATRPRLLLLDEITAALDPELVGEVLAVVRDLKEEGMTMVIATHEMAFAREVADQVCFLDGGVILERGTPAEVFGAPRERRTQDFLRRITAAGRL from the coding sequence CTGCGCGCCGAACCCGTGCTGCGCTTGGAGGCCGTCCGCAAGACCTACGGCGAGACCGTGGTGCTGCGCGACATCGCGCTCGACGTGCCCGCGCACACCGTCACCGCGCTGATCGGCGCGTCCGGCTCGGGCAAGTCCACGCTGCTGCGCTGCGCGAACCTGCTGGAGGACGTCGACGACGGCGCGATCTTCCTGGACGGCGAGGACATCACCGACCCGCGCACCGACGTCGACGACGTACGGCGCCGGATCGGCGTCGTCTTCCAGGCGTACAACCTCTTCCCGCACATGACGGTGCTGGACAACATCACCCTCGCGCCCCGCCGCGTGCACAAGGAGCCGCGCCCGCAGGCCGAGGCCCGGGCCCGGGAACTGCTGGAGCGGCTCGGCCTGGCCGACCGCGCCCGCGAGTACCCGGACCGGCTCAGCGGCGGCCAGCAGCAGCGGGTCGCGCTGCTGCGCGCGGTCGCGACCCGGCCGCGTCTGCTGCTCCTCGACGAGATCACCGCCGCGCTCGACCCGGAACTGGTCGGCGAGGTGCTCGCGGTGGTCCGCGATCTCAAGGAGGAGGGCATGACGATGGTGATCGCCACCCACGAGATGGCCTTCGCCCGCGAGGTCGCCGACCAGGTGTGCTTCCTCGACGGCGGTGTGATCCTGGAGCGCGGCACCCCCGCCGAGGTCTTCGGCGCCCCCCGCGAGCGGCGTACCCAGGACTTCCTGCGGCGCATCACGGCGGCCGGGCGGCTGTGA
- a CDS encoding amino acid ABC transporter permease has product MTVQDGPERGGGDVTAPAPPAAARDLGGGTTSAPDEYRPSARRVARERYRRTRTRRAFAVATASTLATAAVLYALIVNSPGWDRTRQTFFDAHYARISLHPILHGLWLNLRLLAVCGAVVLVAGLLMALLRTLRGPVFFPVRALATAYVDFFRGLPLIICILLCVFGIPALRLTGVTNNPVLLGAFALCLTYTAYVAEVFRAGIESVHPSQRAAARSLGLSNAQAMRYVVLPQAVRRVVPPLLNDLVSLQKDTGLVSIGGAVDAVYAAQIIASRDFNYTPYVIAGLIFVAITIPMTRFTDWVAARMNRRQSQGGAV; this is encoded by the coding sequence GTGACCGTCCAGGACGGACCGGAGCGCGGCGGCGGGGACGTCACCGCTCCCGCGCCACCGGCCGCGGCGCGGGACCTTGGCGGCGGCACGACGAGTGCCCCGGACGAGTACCGCCCCTCGGCGCGGCGGGTCGCGCGGGAGCGCTACCGGCGCACCCGCACCCGCCGCGCGTTCGCCGTCGCCACGGCCAGCACCCTGGCGACGGCCGCCGTGCTGTACGCGCTGATCGTCAACTCGCCCGGCTGGGACCGCACCCGGCAGACGTTCTTCGACGCCCACTACGCGCGGATCTCCCTCCACCCGATCCTGCACGGCCTGTGGCTGAACCTGCGGCTGCTGGCGGTGTGCGGCGCGGTCGTCCTGGTCGCCGGGCTGCTGATGGCGCTGCTGCGCACCCTGCGCGGCCCGGTGTTCTTCCCCGTCCGCGCCCTGGCGACGGCCTACGTGGACTTCTTCCGCGGGCTGCCGCTGATCATCTGCATCCTGCTGTGCGTCTTCGGCATCCCCGCGCTGCGGCTGACCGGGGTGACCAACAACCCCGTGCTGCTCGGCGCGTTCGCGCTCTGCCTGACCTACACCGCCTACGTGGCCGAGGTGTTCCGCGCGGGCATCGAGAGCGTGCACCCCAGCCAGCGCGCCGCCGCCCGCTCGCTCGGCCTCAGCAACGCCCAGGCGATGCGCTACGTCGTGCTGCCGCAGGCCGTCCGCCGGGTGGTGCCCCCGCTCCTCAACGACCTGGTCTCCCTGCAGAAGGACACCGGCCTGGTCTCGATCGGCGGCGCGGTGGACGCGGTCTACGCCGCGCAGATCATCGCCAGCCGCGACTTCAACTACACGCCCTACGTCATCGCGGGCCTGATCTTCGTGGCGATCACCATCCCCATGACGCGCTTCACCGACTGGGTGGCCGCGCGGATGAACCGGCGGCAGTCGCAGGGAGGCGCGGTATGA
- a CDS encoding ABC transporter substrate-binding protein has product MRPAILPSRHRAALAAAALLTLALAACSPQDDGDSSAASSPSGSASGTTAGACSPGGLATRTAGKFTVGTDNPAYDPWFVDDKPSNGKGYESAVAYAVAKQLGYTGDQVVWQKVPFNSAFSPGAKNFDVDINQVSITPERRKTVDFSPGYYDVRQAVVAPKGSKIAGARSLADLKNAKLGAQVGTTSLDVIDDLVKPTKQPAVFQRNDLAVAALKNGQVDGIVVDLPTAFYVTGAQVPDAKVIGQFSTTGTTPEQFGMVLDKGSKLTPCVSQAVTALRKDGTLAALEKKWLSDAVNAPVLK; this is encoded by the coding sequence ATGCGTCCCGCGATCCTCCCGTCCCGTCATCGCGCGGCCCTCGCCGCGGCCGCCCTGCTCACCCTGGCCCTGGCCGCCTGCTCCCCGCAGGACGACGGTGACTCCTCGGCGGCGTCCTCGCCGTCCGGCAGCGCCTCCGGCACCACCGCCGGCGCGTGCAGCCCCGGCGGGCTCGCCACCCGCACCGCGGGCAAGTTCACCGTCGGCACCGACAACCCGGCGTACGACCCCTGGTTCGTCGACGACAAGCCGTCCAACGGCAAGGGCTACGAGTCCGCCGTCGCCTACGCGGTGGCGAAGCAACTCGGCTACACCGGCGACCAGGTGGTCTGGCAGAAGGTGCCGTTCAACAGCGCCTTCTCGCCGGGTGCCAAGAACTTCGACGTGGACATCAACCAGGTCTCGATCACCCCCGAACGCCGCAAGACGGTGGACTTCTCCCCCGGCTACTACGACGTGCGGCAGGCGGTCGTCGCGCCCAAGGGCTCGAAGATCGCCGGGGCGCGCTCGCTGGCCGACCTGAAGAACGCGAAGCTCGGCGCCCAGGTCGGCACCACCAGCCTCGACGTCATCGACGACCTGGTGAAGCCCACCAAGCAGCCCGCGGTCTTCCAGCGCAACGACCTCGCGGTGGCCGCCCTCAAGAACGGCCAGGTGGACGGCATCGTGGTCGACCTTCCCACCGCCTTCTACGTCACCGGCGCCCAGGTCCCCGATGCCAAGGTGATCGGGCAGTTCTCCACCACGGGCACCACACCGGAGCAGTTCGGGATGGTGCTGGACAAGGGCAGCAAGCTCACGCCGTGCGTCTCGCAGGCGGTCACGGCGCTGCGCAAGGACGGCACGCTCGCCGCGCTGGAGAAGAAGTGGCTGTCGGACGCGGTGAACGCCCCGGTGCTCAAGTGA
- a CDS encoding glycerophosphodiester phosphodiesterase, translated as MSFLTVGHRGVMGVEPENTLRSFRRAEREGVDQVELDLHLSKDGALVVMHDASVDRTTDGTGPISDLTLAEIRRLDAGQGEGVPVFEEVLDRVTCPIQAEIKDTAAARVLASVLRERDETGRVSVLSFHDDALAEIHTLLPEVATVLVASDLGPDIVPRAQAVGARLVSLDLTQLTLDVVSRCHAAGIAVMAWSVNTPQDWALTRALGLDGAATDLPPALGRDRTPADGVSAP; from the coding sequence ATGAGCTTCCTCACCGTGGGCCATCGCGGGGTCATGGGCGTCGAGCCGGAGAACACCCTGCGGTCCTTCCGCCGCGCGGAGCGCGAGGGCGTGGACCAGGTCGAACTGGACCTGCACCTGAGCAAGGACGGCGCCCTGGTCGTCATGCACGACGCCTCGGTCGACCGCACCACCGACGGCACCGGCCCGATCAGCGACCTCACCCTCGCCGAGATCCGCCGCCTGGACGCGGGGCAGGGCGAGGGCGTACCGGTCTTCGAGGAGGTCCTGGACCGCGTGACGTGCCCGATCCAGGCCGAGATCAAGGACACCGCCGCCGCAAGGGTGCTCGCCTCGGTGCTGCGCGAGCGCGACGAGACCGGCCGGGTCAGCGTGCTGTCCTTCCACGACGACGCCCTCGCCGAGATCCACACCCTGCTGCCCGAGGTCGCCACCGTGCTCGTCGCGAGCGACCTCGGCCCGGACATCGTGCCGCGTGCCCAGGCCGTCGGCGCCCGCCTGGTCAGCCTCGACCTCACCCAGCTCACCCTCGACGTCGTGAGCCGCTGCCACGCGGCCGGGATCGCCGTCATGGCCTGGAGCGTCAACACCCCGCAGGACTGGGCGCTGACCCGCGCGCTGGGCCTGGACGGCGCCGCCACCGACCTGCCGCCCGCGCTGGGCCGCGACCGCACACCGGCGGACGGGGTCTCGGCGCCGTAA
- a CDS encoding DUF6421 family protein gives MGEVLSSKVATGGGISGEGVLGHPQWPVLKQAVEAIRPWQRKDGSIDFDAEDAPTRDDAARTLGRVIDALEQLAPLLPHDEAYHRALTTDLRHWADGGFAVPDFLDSLLAFQPAADRRDGLQHLVVFPMYTQNGNPDRNLEAVVFRVVWPEWLAELERTRYDNPQFVPITFEDFTPGYDTNSAVLFPETVAVRKAPDRWTWGAIFCDREAARFRAVTSAAVDTLGLDLPEDAARLVDDQELAQQTYVLWDMIHDRTHSHGDLPFDPFMIKQRAPFWMYGLEELRCDLTTFKEAVTLQAEGHPMGLGVQYAILFDRLFRFPVTGERVRNYDGLGGQLLFAYLHKHDAVRWTDNTLHIDWERAPQVTTQLCGEIETLYRDGIDRPKLVHWLAAYDLVATYLSPNPGSVWAKGADALDLSLPPRKLVDDVLPDEFPLSMFYEALAKKLRETIASTRGITGNSALRGAA, from the coding sequence ATGGGCGAAGTTCTTTCGTCGAAGGTGGCGACCGGAGGCGGGATATCCGGCGAAGGCGTGCTCGGACACCCCCAGTGGCCCGTGCTGAAGCAGGCGGTCGAGGCGATCAGGCCCTGGCAGCGCAAGGACGGTTCGATCGACTTCGACGCCGAGGACGCGCCCACCCGCGACGACGCCGCCCGCACGCTCGGCCGCGTCATCGACGCCCTCGAACAGCTCGCCCCGCTGCTGCCGCACGACGAGGCGTACCACCGCGCCCTGACCACCGACCTGCGCCACTGGGCCGACGGCGGCTTCGCCGTACCCGACTTCCTCGACTCGCTGCTGGCCTTCCAGCCCGCCGCCGACCGGCGCGACGGCCTCCAGCACCTGGTCGTCTTCCCGATGTACACCCAGAACGGCAACCCGGACCGCAACCTCGAAGCGGTCGTCTTCCGGGTGGTGTGGCCGGAGTGGCTCGCCGAGCTGGAGCGCACCCGCTACGACAACCCGCAGTTCGTGCCGATCACCTTCGAGGACTTCACCCCGGGCTACGACACCAACTCCGCGGTGCTCTTCCCCGAGACCGTCGCCGTGCGCAAGGCGCCCGACCGCTGGACCTGGGGCGCGATCTTCTGCGACCGCGAGGCCGCCCGCTTCCGCGCGGTCACCTCCGCCGCCGTGGACACCCTCGGCCTCGACCTGCCCGAGGACGCCGCCCGCCTGGTCGACGACCAGGAGCTCGCCCAGCAGACCTACGTGCTGTGGGACATGATCCACGACCGCACCCACAGCCACGGCGACCTGCCGTTCGACCCGTTCATGATCAAGCAGCGCGCCCCGTTCTGGATGTACGGCCTGGAGGAGCTGCGCTGCGACCTGACCACCTTCAAGGAGGCGGTCACGCTCCAGGCCGAGGGCCACCCGATGGGCCTGGGCGTGCAGTACGCGATCCTCTTCGACCGGCTCTTCCGCTTCCCGGTCACCGGCGAGCGCGTGCGCAACTACGACGGCCTCGGCGGCCAGCTGCTCTTCGCCTACCTGCACAAGCACGACGCCGTCCGCTGGACGGACAACACCCTGCACATCGACTGGGAGCGCGCGCCCCAGGTCACCACGCAACTGTGCGGCGAGATCGAGACGCTCTACCGCGACGGCATCGACCGGCCCAAGCTCGTGCACTGGCTGGCCGCCTACGACCTGGTCGCGACGTACCTCTCGCCGAACCCCGGCTCGGTCTGGGCCAAGGGCGCGGACGCCCTGGACCTGTCGCTCCCGCCGCGCAAGCTGGTGGACGACGTGCTGCCGGACGAGTTTCCGCTCAGCATGTTCTACGAGGCCCTTGCGAAGAAGCTCCGCGAGACGATTGCCTCAACCCGGGGCATCACCGGGAACAGCGCGCTGCGAGGTGCCGCGTGA
- a CDS encoding SDR family oxidoreductase, with amino-acid sequence MTTDTYTGGLDGAVIAVAGAAGPAGRAVLQRLARAGSHVVAADADPERLAQAVDAARYDAGGADITGEVVDLLDLEAAQDWAGRIEKDHGRVDGLVHLVGGWRGSASFPETELADWDVLHDLLVRTVQRTTLAFHDGLLRSPGGRYVLISAAGASAPTAGNAAYAAAKAAAEAWTLAMGDSFRKLGGDAPSAAATVLVIKALVHDEMRAQRPNAKFAGFTDVRDLAEAIADVWNASPQQVNGTRQWLTPRP; translated from the coding sequence ATGACGACCGACACGTACACAGGCGGGCTCGACGGCGCGGTGATCGCGGTCGCGGGCGCGGCAGGACCGGCCGGACGGGCCGTGCTCCAGCGGCTGGCCAGGGCCGGCAGCCATGTGGTCGCGGCCGACGCGGACCCCGAGCGGCTGGCGCAGGCGGTCGACGCCGCGCGCTACGACGCGGGCGGCGCCGACATCACCGGCGAGGTGGTGGACCTGCTGGACCTGGAGGCCGCGCAGGACTGGGCCGGCCGGATCGAGAAGGACCACGGCCGGGTCGACGGCCTGGTGCACCTGGTCGGCGGATGGCGCGGCTCCGCGTCCTTCCCGGAGACCGAACTCGCCGACTGGGACGTGCTGCACGACCTGCTGGTACGCACCGTCCAGCGCACCACCCTCGCCTTCCACGACGGCCTGCTGCGCAGCCCCGGCGGCCGGTACGTCCTGATCAGCGCGGCCGGCGCCAGCGCGCCCACGGCCGGCAACGCGGCGTACGCCGCCGCCAAGGCCGCCGCCGAGGCGTGGACACTGGCCATGGGCGACTCGTTCCGCAAGCTCGGCGGTGACGCCCCCAGCGCGGCGGCCACCGTACTGGTGATCAAGGCCCTGGTGCACGATGAGATGCGGGCCCAGCGCCCCAACGCCAAATTCGCCGGCTTCACCGACGTGCGCGACCTCGCCGAGGCCATCGCGGACGTGTGGAACGCAAGCCCTCAGCAAGTGAACGGGACCCGACAGTGGCTGACGCCCCGACCGTGA
- a CDS encoding threonine aldolase family protein, giving the protein MADAPTVTESTDPTSTRDTDAVRRHDPGTRGFASDNYAGVHPEVLAALALANGGHQVSYGADAYTDHLQELFRGHFGPTAEVFPVFNGTGANVTSLQAVTERWGAVICAESAHINVDECGAPERVGGLKLLTVPTEDGKLTPELIDRQAYGFDDEHRAQPQVVSITQSTELGTCYTPEEIKAICDHAHALGMAVHIDGARIANAAASLGQPLSRFTTDAGADILSVGGTKNGLLLGECVVVLNPERVRALKHLRKLSMQLASKMRFVSVQFEALFAGDLWLRSASHANAMARRLERAVRDIDGVTVTQRVQANAVFALLPREVSERLQKRYRFYFWDEATGEVRWMCSFDTTEEDVDGFAAAIAEEMRAG; this is encoded by the coding sequence GTGGCTGACGCCCCGACCGTGACCGAGTCCACCGACCCCACCTCCACCCGCGACACCGACGCCGTACGGCGCCACGACCCGGGCACCCGGGGCTTCGCCAGCGACAACTACGCCGGGGTGCACCCCGAAGTGCTGGCCGCCCTCGCCCTGGCCAACGGCGGCCACCAGGTGTCCTACGGCGCCGACGCGTACACCGACCACCTGCAGGAGCTCTTCCGCGGCCACTTCGGCCCGACCGCCGAGGTCTTCCCGGTCTTCAACGGCACCGGCGCCAACGTCACCTCCCTCCAGGCGGTCACCGAGCGCTGGGGTGCGGTGATCTGCGCGGAGTCCGCGCACATCAACGTCGACGAGTGCGGCGCGCCCGAGCGGGTCGGCGGCCTGAAGCTGCTCACCGTGCCCACCGAGGACGGCAAGCTCACCCCCGAGCTGATCGACCGGCAGGCGTACGGCTTCGACGACGAGCACCGCGCGCAGCCGCAGGTGGTGTCGATCACTCAGAGCACCGAGCTGGGCACCTGCTACACCCCGGAGGAGATCAAGGCGATCTGCGACCACGCCCACGCGCTGGGCATGGCCGTGCACATCGACGGCGCCCGGATCGCCAACGCCGCCGCGAGCCTGGGGCAGCCGCTGTCCCGCTTCACCACCGACGCGGGCGCGGACATCCTGTCGGTCGGCGGCACCAAGAACGGCCTGCTGCTCGGCGAGTGCGTGGTCGTGCTCAACCCCGAGCGGGTCCGCGCGCTCAAGCACCTGCGCAAGCTGTCCATGCAGCTCGCGTCCAAGATGCGCTTCGTGTCCGTGCAGTTCGAGGCGCTGTTCGCCGGCGACCTGTGGCTGCGCAGCGCCTCGCACGCCAACGCGATGGCCCGCCGGCTGGAGCGCGCGGTGCGGGACATCGACGGGGTGACGGTCACCCAACGGGTCCAGGCCAACGCGGTGTTCGCGCTGCTGCCCCGCGAGGTCAGCGAGCGGCTGCAGAAGCGCTACCGCTTCTACTTCTGGGACGAGGCGACCGGCGAGGTGCGCTGGATGTGCTCCTTCGACACCACCGAGGAGGACGTGGACGGCTTCGCCGCCGCGATCGCCGAGGAGATGCGGGCCGGATAG